Part of the Flavobacterium sp. MDT1-60 genome, ATCTTCTAAAAAAATGAAGTTATCTTTCGTCAAAATTGGTTTGCATTTGTCTGCACAGTCTCCAACAAAATAAATTATATCCGTATATGCTGCAAAAGAATCTTCTGTAATAACTTCTGCCAGAATTTCTCTTTCAACTTCCAGATCGGCATTAAAAATTTCACTGTAAACCTCCATTCTTCTGGCATCCAGCATTGGAATTATTTTTCCGTCAGAAACTTTAGCTTGCGATGCTAAAGTCTTCAAAGTATCGACAGCAATCAACGGAATATTTAATGCAAAACATAATCCTTTAGCCGCCGAAACCCCAATTCGTAAACCTGTATAAGAACCAGGCCCCTGACTTACCGCAATTGCAACTAAATCCCGAACTGTAATTCCTGCTTCTGAAATTGCTTCTTCAATAAAAACATGGAGTTTTTCGGCATGCGAATACCCTTCTTCTGCAATTTCCTTACATAAAATTGTTTCACCATTTTTTGCAATTGCTACAGAACAGTTTTTTGTAGCAGTTTCGATATTGAGAATAAAAGACAAAGTATTTATTTTTTAAGATTATAATATTTATTTTTTGGGAGCATCTGCTTTTTTAAGTTTTACCTTATCTCCAGAATTCAATTCTTTTGAAACCGTCGTATAAGGTCCTGTTATCACAACATCTCCTGATTTTAATCCTGACATTACTTCGATATTGGTATCGTCCTGAATTCCTGTTTTAATGATTCTGATTTTAGCTTTATCACCTACTTTCACAAAAACACATTCGAATTTTTTATCACTTTTTGGCACTACTTTTTTCTCATTAGGATCTTCTACTGTAAAATCCTTAACGGATGCTGTATCTGATTTTACAACTACTGAACTAATAGGC contains:
- the tsaB gene encoding tRNA (adenosine(37)-N6)-threonylcarbamoyltransferase complex dimerization subunit type 1 TsaB gives rise to the protein MSFILNIETATKNCSVAIAKNGETILCKEIAEEGYSHAEKLHVFIEEAISEAGITVRDLVAIAVSQGPGSYTGLRIGVSAAKGLCFALNIPLIAVDTLKTLASQAKVSDGKIIPMLDARRMEVYSEIFNADLEVEREILAEVITEDSFAAYTDIIYFVGDCADKCKPILTKDNFIFLEDIKYPSASAMSKISFDKYQISDTEDVAYFEPYYLKDFMMAPPSKKQ